A window of Sphingobacterium sp. lm-10 contains these coding sequences:
- a CDS encoding LemA family protein: MKRFLMLTVVSLFTAVSLSSCGYNTMVSKDENVKGKWAQVENAYQRRADLIPNLVSTVKGAADHEEGTLTAVVEARAKATQVTVDPSSLSEEEIANFQQTQDAFSQSIGRLLVSVEAYPDLKANQNFRELQAQLEGTENRISVERRAYNEAVQDFNTTVRSFPNNMMAGMFGFKAKGTFKAAEGSDKAPTVSF, encoded by the coding sequence ATGAAAAGATTTTTAATGCTAACTGTGGTGAGCTTGTTCACGGCAGTATCTTTAAGCTCATGTGGCTACAATACGATGGTTTCCAAAGACGAGAATGTCAAAGGTAAATGGGCACAGGTGGAGAATGCGTATCAACGTAGAGCAGACTTGATTCCTAATCTTGTGTCTACCGTAAAGGGAGCAGCGGATCATGAAGAAGGCACGCTGACGGCTGTTGTAGAAGCACGTGCCAAAGCAACGCAGGTTACAGTAGATCCTTCCAGCCTTTCGGAAGAGGAGATTGCGAACTTTCAGCAAACGCAAGATGCATTTTCTCAATCGATTGGTCGCTTATTAGTGAGTGTCGAAGCTTATCCGGACTTGAAAGCAAACCAAAACTTCCGTGAATTGCAAGCGCAGTTAGAAGGTACAGAAAATAGAATTTCTGTAGAACGTCGCGCCTACAACGAAGCCGTGCAAGATTTTAATACCACCGTTCGTAGCTTTCCGAACAATATGATGGCGGGGATGTTTGGCTTCAAAGCGAAGGGTACTTTCAAAGCGGCTGAAGGATCGGATAAAGCACCCACGGTCTCTTTCTAG
- a CDS encoding DUF983 domain-containing protein, which produces MKDTEEKNYPSVIQSAWNCKCPRCRQGNMFAGPILSLNRSSRQMRTVCPHCELLFEKEPGYFYVAMYVSYVFVVAQLIASCVATYVITGNAESPWLYLFVACAAVILLAPFNYRYSRVVLLYWLTPSFRFRPELYRRQSATEAIR; this is translated from the coding sequence ATGAAAGATACAGAGGAAAAAAACTACCCCAGTGTTATCCAAAGCGCATGGAATTGTAAATGTCCGCGCTGTCGTCAAGGCAACATGTTTGCTGGACCCATTCTAAGCCTGAATCGATCTTCTCGCCAAATGAGAACAGTTTGTCCTCATTGTGAATTGTTGTTTGAAAAAGAGCCGGGATATTTTTATGTAGCGATGTATGTAAGTTACGTATTTGTCGTAGCACAACTAATCGCTTCGTGCGTGGCAACCTATGTTATTACTGGAAATGCGGAGTCTCCGTGGTTGTATTTATTTGTGGCTTGTGCCGCAGTCATCCTTCTAGCACCATTCAATTATCGTTATTCACGCGTTGTGCTGCTATATTGGCTTACCCCTTCGTTTCGTTTCCGCCCAGAGTTATACCGCCGTCAGTCGGCTACAGAAGCAATTCGGTAG
- a CDS encoding TPM domain-containing protein produces MAKIKTKALFTSPFKIGLCWAFLCLWFATTATAQDFPAQPKSLVSDYVGALSQSEVRQLEQKLLRFEDSTSIQLAVVVMQSTGEYDIADYGDRLAKHWGVGNKKYDNGILLLVALEDRAVTIRTGYGIEGAVPDVIAYRIIENEIKPAFRSGRYGQGIESGVDALISYTKGEYKADPKQRGNPGSGGVPVVVIFFIIIIIVSIVSKGGGKGGGGKMMNGKGASDLFWWTLLSQMGRSGGRGSSGGGFGGGFGGGGGGGFGGFGGGGFGGGGASGRW; encoded by the coding sequence TTGGCGAAAATTAAAACAAAAGCGCTTTTCACATCGCCATTCAAAATAGGTTTATGCTGGGCTTTCTTATGCCTTTGGTTCGCCACTACGGCTACCGCGCAAGATTTTCCTGCACAGCCAAAAAGTCTGGTCAGTGATTATGTCGGTGCGCTAAGCCAATCCGAAGTACGTCAGCTGGAGCAGAAGTTGTTGCGTTTTGAGGATTCGACATCCATACAACTGGCGGTAGTGGTTATGCAATCCACCGGCGAATATGATATTGCCGATTATGGAGATCGTCTGGCGAAGCATTGGGGTGTGGGAAATAAGAAATACGATAACGGCATTCTTTTGCTTGTCGCTTTGGAAGATCGTGCCGTCACTATACGTACGGGTTATGGTATCGAAGGTGCAGTGCCCGATGTGATTGCTTATCGTATTATAGAGAATGAAATCAAACCGGCCTTTAGGAGTGGCCGATACGGTCAGGGAATTGAAAGCGGCGTAGATGCGCTGATCTCCTACACCAAAGGCGAGTACAAAGCCGACCCGAAACAACGCGGTAACCCTGGAAGCGGAGGTGTGCCAGTAGTCGTGATTTTCTTTATCATTATTATTATCGTCTCCATCGTCTCGAAAGGTGGTGGCAAGGGCGGCGGCGGAAAGATGATGAATGGTAAAGGTGCATCCGATCTTTTCTGGTGGACTCTACTGAGCCAAATGGGTCGAAGTGGTGGCAGAGGAAGCTCCGGAGGTGGATTCGGTGGAGGTTTCGGAGGCGGCGGTGGCGGTGGCTTCGGAGGATTTGGTGGTGGTGGATTTGGCGGCGGAGGCGCAAGTGGTCGTTGGTAG
- a CDS encoding type II toxin-antitoxin system RelE/ParE family toxin — translation MSYSVFTLRSFDKQLKRLVKKYPSLKNEYIDLIDSLENNPEQGTALGNRCYKIRLAISSKRKGKSGGARVIAHLVVEDDAVYLLAIYDKSQRSTLTDAELTELLKQVAG, via the coding sequence ATGAGCTATAGTGTATTTACATTAAGATCATTTGACAAGCAGCTCAAGAGGCTGGTAAAAAAATATCCTTCGCTTAAAAATGAATATATTGATCTTATCGATTCTTTAGAGAATAACCCTGAGCAAGGCACAGCTTTAGGGAATAGATGTTATAAGATCAGGCTAGCCATTAGTTCTAAAAGAAAGGGCAAATCAGGTGGTGCCAGAGTTATTGCGCATCTAGTTGTTGAAGATGATGCCGTTTACCTGTTGGCCATTTACGATAAATCCCAAAGATCAACGTTGACGGATGCCGAGCTGACTGAACTGCTGAAGCAGGTCGCAGGATAA
- a CDS encoding TPM domain-containing protein yields the protein MDIFTQQEQDTIVQAISLAESHTSGEIRLVVERALKEGEALDRATHYFDKLKMGATALHNGVLIYLAHDDHAYAIIGDSGIHKKVPADFWETVSSHMLEHFKAGDVVRGLIAGITEAGEQLGIYFPKGQDDVNELPDDIHFGEN from the coding sequence ATGGATATTTTTACACAGCAGGAGCAGGATACTATCGTGCAGGCGATCAGCTTGGCCGAAAGCCATACTTCTGGTGAAATTCGCTTGGTTGTAGAGCGTGCGCTCAAGGAGGGCGAAGCATTAGATCGGGCAACCCATTATTTTGACAAGCTCAAGATGGGTGCTACAGCACTTCATAATGGGGTGTTGATTTACTTGGCGCATGATGATCATGCTTATGCGATCATCGGGGACTCCGGGATTCATAAGAAGGTTCCTGCCGACTTCTGGGAGACCGTATCGTCTCACATGCTGGAGCACTTCAAAGCAGGAGATGTGGTACGTGGTTTAATTGCAGGTATCACCGAAGCGGGTGAACAATTAGGGATCTATTTCCCGAAGGGACAAGATGATGTTAATGAACTTCCAGATGATATACACTTTGGCGAAAATTAA
- the mfd gene encoding transcription-repair coupling factor, with amino-acid sequence MDIQEIIKKFGSSEQLITLGKEITKKSPKIHAKGLIGSSDAVVAASLYELQQRPFVFILPTHEEASFFLADLESLFDKQILFFPSSYRKAYDFTQLDGTHVLQRAETLSSLHHASELPKIVVSYPEAIAEKVINRDDLEKNTLEIRVNTKLGIDFINEFLYEYDFERVDFVYEPGQFAIRGGIVDIFSYSNDLPYRVEFFGDEIETIRTFDIESQVSVKKINAVTIVPNVQAKFLSNNHISLLEYISNDSVIWIKDVQFTLDILREGYGKAAQFWKALSEDDIKNNPEWVDPRFTFSDDKNVNALLFEFPIIEFGKQFFYNADATVQFDTHPQPSFNKDFNLLIHNFKENEQKKITNVIFSDSNKQIERIYAILDDLDKSVQFTPIYKALREGFRDDTIRVACYTDHQIFDRYYKYKRKKGYERSQAITLKDLRDLKPGDFITHIDHGVGKYAGLEKVEVNGKTQEMIRLIYADNDLLYVNINSLNRISKYTGKEGAIPKMNKLGTDTWEKLKKTTKKKVKDIARDLIKLYAKRKAQTGNAFSPDTYLQKELEASFIYEDTPDQEKSTADVKRDMESPHPMDRLVCGDVGFGKTEVAIRAAFKAVADSKQVAVLVPTTILALQHHRTFSERLKDLPANIDYINRFKTTKQIKETLQRLADGKVDIIIGTHRLVSKDVKFKDLGLMIIDEEQKFGVSVKEKLKHMRANVDSLTLTATPIPRTLHFSLMGARDLSIISTPPPNRQPVQTELHVFNDALIQESVSFELDRGGQVFFIHNRVADLKQLGLLIQKLVPNARVGVAHGQLEGDDLEDVMLKFINHDYDVLIATTIIEAGLDIPNANTIIINQAHMFGLSDLHQMRGRVGRSNKKAFCYLLSPPLSTLTNEAYKRLSAIEEFSELGSGFNVAMRDLDIRGSGNLLGAEQSGFIAEIGFEMYNKILDEAVQELKDDEFGELFADDQNRTYVSFTQIDTDLEVLIPDEYVTNISERYNLYTELSKLQSESELDAFAKALEDRFGSIPAPVFQLFDTLRLQWLGKEIGLEKITYKKDTLKGFFVSNAKSSYFESAQFGQVLAFVQQHAAISNLKEVKGQLRIAISGVSSIQYALHLLREMHGVTA; translated from the coding sequence GTGGATATTCAAGAGATCATCAAAAAATTTGGCAGTTCCGAGCAACTTATTACCCTAGGCAAGGAGATCACTAAAAAGAGCCCAAAAATTCATGCAAAAGGATTAATCGGATCTTCCGATGCAGTCGTGGCGGCTAGTCTATACGAATTACAACAACGACCTTTCGTTTTTATTTTACCTACACACGAAGAGGCTTCTTTTTTTCTGGCCGATTTGGAAAGTCTATTTGACAAACAGATTCTATTTTTCCCGTCTTCCTACCGGAAAGCCTACGATTTCACACAGCTAGATGGCACGCACGTATTGCAACGCGCAGAAACGCTCAGCTCGCTACATCACGCATCAGAGTTACCTAAAATTGTCGTTTCCTATCCTGAGGCCATCGCCGAAAAAGTCATCAACAGAGACGATCTCGAGAAAAACACGTTAGAAATTCGTGTCAACACTAAATTAGGCATTGATTTCATCAATGAATTCTTGTATGAATACGATTTCGAACGGGTGGACTTCGTTTATGAGCCAGGGCAATTTGCTATCCGGGGTGGTATCGTCGATATTTTCTCTTATTCTAATGACCTACCCTACCGGGTAGAGTTTTTCGGAGATGAGATTGAGACAATCCGCACTTTCGACATTGAGAGTCAGGTATCTGTTAAGAAAATAAATGCGGTAACCATTGTGCCCAATGTACAGGCCAAATTTTTGTCCAATAACCACATCTCTTTATTAGAATATATCTCTAATGATTCCGTGATCTGGATTAAGGATGTGCAGTTTACCTTAGACATCTTACGCGAAGGCTATGGGAAGGCAGCACAATTTTGGAAAGCACTTTCCGAAGACGACATCAAAAACAACCCGGAATGGGTAGATCCCCGGTTTACATTTTCCGATGATAAAAATGTAAATGCCCTACTATTTGAGTTTCCGATCATTGAATTTGGCAAGCAATTTTTTTATAATGCGGATGCGACAGTACAATTTGACACGCACCCCCAGCCCTCATTCAATAAGGATTTCAACTTGCTGATCCATAATTTCAAGGAAAATGAGCAAAAGAAAATCACTAACGTCATTTTCTCTGATTCCAATAAGCAAATCGAGCGTATTTATGCCATTCTCGATGATCTAGATAAATCGGTGCAATTCACACCTATATACAAAGCGCTTCGCGAAGGCTTTAGAGACGATACCATTCGAGTAGCCTGTTATACTGATCATCAAATCTTTGACCGGTACTATAAATACAAAAGAAAAAAAGGATACGAAAGATCTCAAGCGATAACGCTGAAAGATCTGCGGGATCTCAAACCGGGAGACTTTATCACACACATCGACCATGGTGTCGGGAAATATGCCGGACTGGAAAAAGTAGAGGTGAACGGAAAAACGCAGGAGATGATTCGGCTTATCTATGCCGATAACGATCTGCTCTATGTTAACATCAATTCCTTAAACCGCATTTCCAAATACACCGGTAAGGAGGGAGCTATTCCCAAGATGAACAAACTGGGGACCGATACTTGGGAGAAGCTTAAAAAGACGACCAAGAAGAAAGTAAAGGATATCGCACGCGACCTGATCAAGTTGTATGCCAAGCGAAAAGCGCAAACAGGAAACGCTTTCAGCCCGGATACTTATTTACAAAAAGAACTAGAAGCATCTTTTATTTACGAAGACACTCCTGATCAGGAGAAATCCACCGCAGATGTAAAGCGCGACATGGAGTCGCCGCACCCTATGGATCGGCTGGTCTGTGGAGATGTGGGCTTCGGGAAAACAGAAGTCGCGATTCGCGCCGCGTTCAAGGCGGTAGCCGACAGTAAGCAGGTTGCTGTATTGGTACCAACCACGATCCTCGCTTTACAGCATCATCGCACCTTTTCGGAGCGATTGAAAGACTTGCCAGCAAACATTGATTACATCAACCGTTTTAAAACTACAAAGCAAATCAAAGAAACACTGCAACGATTGGCCGACGGAAAGGTGGATATCATCATCGGTACCCATCGCTTAGTGAGCAAAGATGTGAAGTTTAAAGATTTAGGCTTGATGATCATCGATGAGGAACAGAAGTTTGGCGTATCCGTCAAGGAAAAGTTGAAGCATATGCGTGCTAATGTAGATTCTTTAACCCTTACTGCAACGCCGATTCCGAGAACATTACACTTTTCGCTGATGGGTGCACGCGACTTGAGTATCATCTCTACACCACCACCAAATCGCCAGCCCGTGCAAACAGAGTTACATGTGTTCAACGATGCGCTGATCCAGGAGTCCGTCTCTTTTGAATTGGATCGTGGCGGTCAGGTTTTCTTCATCCACAATCGTGTGGCAGACTTGAAGCAACTTGGCCTATTGATCCAGAAATTAGTACCCAATGCACGTGTAGGTGTGGCACATGGGCAACTTGAGGGAGATGATCTGGAAGATGTGATGTTAAAATTCATCAACCATGATTACGACGTCTTAATTGCTACTACGATTATCGAAGCGGGATTAGATATTCCTAATGCCAACACGATCATCATCAACCAGGCACATATGTTTGGCTTAAGCGACTTGCACCAGATGCGAGGTCGCGTAGGCCGATCCAACAAAAAGGCGTTTTGTTATTTATTGAGTCCCCCATTATCTACCTTAACCAACGAAGCATATAAACGACTTTCGGCTATTGAGGAGTTTTCTGAGTTAGGCTCTGGATTTAATGTGGCGATGCGCGACTTGGATATCCGTGGTTCTGGGAACTTATTGGGCGCAGAGCAATCTGGTTTTATCGCCGAGATCGGCTTCGAGATGTACAATAAGATTTTAGACGAGGCAGTCCAAGAGCTGAAAGACGACGAATTCGGCGAGTTGTTTGCAGATGATCAGAACCGTACCTATGTTTCCTTCACACAAATAGATACCGACTTGGAGGTTTTGATACCGGATGAGTATGTAACCAACATTTCAGAGCGCTATAACTTATATACCGAACTCTCTAAGCTACAAAGCGAGTCGGAACTAGACGCTTTTGCCAAGGCGCTTGAAGATCGCTTTGGATCGATCCCTGCTCCGGTATTCCAATTGTTTGACACACTGCGCTTGCAGTGGCTCGGCAAAGAAATTGGTTTAGAAAAGATCACATATAAAAAGGACACTTTGAAAGGTTTCTTCGTATCGAATGCTAAATCCAGCTATTTTGAATCAGCTCAATTCGGTCAGGTGCTTGCTTTCGTACAGCAGCATGCCGCCATCAGCAACCTCAAAGAAGTAAAAGGACAATTGCGCATCGCAATCAGTGGCGTAAGCTCTATCCAATATGCGCTGCATCTTCTCCGGGAAATGCACGGGGTGACAGCATAA
- a CDS encoding rhodanese-related sulfurtransferase — MGKYNTLLYYCYSPIEDAAQFAVDHLNFCKSLDLVGRIIVADEGLNGTVSGSPESCRAYMEALHADPRFRKTEFKVDEVDELSFIKMHCRYKPEIVHSGLRNPKDIDPNRQTGVHLEPQDFMQMKDQEDVVVLDVRSNYEHSVGRFKNAVTLDIENFREFPEKIKELEQYKGKKILTYCTGGIKCEKASALLLKEGFEDVYQLHGGIIKYGKEAGGKDFDGQCYVFDNRVTVDVNSVNPSVVSTCRNCGTTTAKMINCANPDCNEHFTQCDACGEKLEGCCSEVCMTHPRKREYDGTGYYVKVPQPVNADKISKRKHKQIVK; from the coding sequence ATGGGAAAATACAATACATTGCTGTACTACTGTTACAGCCCTATCGAAGATGCAGCACAATTTGCTGTAGATCATTTAAACTTTTGTAAATCATTGGATCTGGTCGGCCGCATCATTGTGGCGGATGAAGGTTTGAATGGTACAGTTTCAGGTTCACCGGAATCCTGTCGGGCCTATATGGAGGCGTTACATGCTGATCCACGGTTTCGCAAAACGGAGTTCAAGGTTGATGAAGTCGATGAGTTATCTTTTATTAAGATGCACTGTCGCTACAAACCGGAGATTGTGCATTCTGGTCTAAGAAATCCAAAGGATATCGATCCGAATCGGCAGACGGGTGTGCATCTGGAGCCGCAGGATTTTATGCAGATGAAGGATCAGGAGGATGTAGTCGTGTTAGATGTACGCTCCAACTATGAACATTCGGTGGGTCGTTTCAAAAATGCCGTTACCTTAGATATTGAAAACTTTCGTGAATTCCCTGAAAAGATAAAAGAGCTCGAGCAGTATAAAGGCAAAAAGATCTTAACCTATTGTACTGGCGGCATCAAATGTGAAAAAGCCTCGGCTTTGTTGCTGAAAGAAGGATTCGAAGATGTTTACCAACTGCATGGCGGTATCATCAAGTACGGTAAGGAGGCTGGTGGAAAAGATTTTGACGGACAATGTTATGTGTTTGATAACCGGGTTACCGTAGATGTAAATTCTGTAAACCCATCCGTGGTGTCCACTTGTAGGAATTGTGGAACGACGACTGCGAAGATGATCAACTGTGCAAATCCGGATTGCAATGAGCATTTTACACAATGTGATGCCTGTGGCGAGAAGCTGGAAGGCTGTTGCTCCGAAGTCTGTATGACGCATCCTCGCAAGCGTGAATACGATGGGACAGGCTATTATGTAAAAGTGCCACAGCCAGTGAATGCAGATAAAATTAGCAAACGGAAGCATAAGCAAATTGTCAAGTAG
- a CDS encoding N-acetylmuramoyl-L-alanine amidase translates to MIKLKWITCGMIVLASTFLGCSSAKKKSQPVLAPAMVSPKPPPVSPTPVVDSVHKDAVAILTPIAVTTDPSRESFQQLLTPEQKVEELHTTGIQRNYGFAPAIHYDLRKPQFVMIHHTSQNSIAQTIRTFQLEHTQVSSHYVIGRDGQVVQMLNDYDRAWHAGAGKWGNITDMNSVSIGIELDNNGKEPFSDAQINALLILLNNLKSKYRIPQTNFIGHSDYAPGRKDDPSTYFPWEILAERGYGIWYNANYLAPPPPTFNSTDALRIIGYDTSNLRTAVRAFKKKYIRTDLSPELTPYDIMVLYDLYRKYY, encoded by the coding sequence ATGATAAAATTAAAGTGGATTACGTGTGGAATGATTGTCTTGGCTTCTACCTTTCTTGGTTGTTCTAGTGCAAAAAAGAAATCTCAACCTGTTTTAGCACCAGCTATGGTGTCGCCAAAGCCGCCTCCTGTCTCGCCTACTCCTGTCGTGGACAGCGTACATAAGGATGCGGTAGCCATCTTAACACCGATTGCTGTAACCACAGATCCGTCCCGAGAGTCTTTCCAGCAGTTGTTAACTCCAGAGCAAAAAGTCGAAGAATTACATACCACGGGTATTCAACGCAACTATGGATTTGCACCCGCTATCCACTATGATCTGCGAAAACCGCAGTTTGTGATGATTCATCACACGTCTCAAAATAGTATCGCACAAACCATACGCACCTTCCAATTAGAACATACACAGGTGAGCAGCCACTATGTAATCGGAAGAGACGGGCAGGTGGTGCAGATGCTCAACGATTACGACCGTGCCTGGCATGCTGGTGCTGGCAAATGGGGTAATATTACCGACATGAACTCAGTTTCTATCGGGATAGAGCTGGATAACAATGGCAAAGAACCATTCTCTGATGCACAGATCAATGCGTTGTTAATATTACTTAACAATTTAAAAAGCAAGTACCGTATTCCGCAAACCAATTTTATAGGACACTCAGACTACGCCCCCGGACGTAAAGACGATCCAAGCACCTATTTTCCTTGGGAAATCTTGGCAGAACGTGGATACGGCATTTGGTATAATGCCAATTACCTTGCGCCTCCTCCACCGACATTCAATAGTACCGATGCATTGCGAATTATAGGCTACGATACCTCTAACTTGCGCACCGCAGTACGTGCATTCAAAAAGAAATATATCCGTACCGACCTATCGCCTGAACTCACGCCCTACGACATCATGGTACTGTATGATCTGTACCGAAAATACTACTAG
- a CDS encoding FAD-dependent protein, whose translation MQKEIELAVGPDLIHDEAAIQRMGAEKLGVSASRIGGIHVRKRSIDGRGRQVLYRLRVIFYIDESATPFTYTSNLKDVRDAKPVIIIGAGPAGLFAAYRCLERGLKPIVLERGKAVQDRRRDLARINREGVVNPESNYCFGEGGAGTYSDGKLYTRSDKRGDVQKVLSIFVEHGADEDILVNARPHIGTNKLPHIIQLMRERIVEQGGEVHFDAKVIDILTISGQATGVKLADGSSISASHIILATGHSARDIFYLFREKGWLLEAKPFALGVRIEHPQYIVDNAQYHCTERHENLPPAYYSLVEQVDGRGVFSFCMCPGGIIAPCATDQHEIVVNGWSPSKRNNPHANSGTVTQINLEDIPTAISNPFALLEFQQAVEQKAFQAGGGALVAPAQRMVDFVEGRLSNDLPNHSYKPGTKSVELKEVLPDFVHRALQGALPRFGQKMKGYYTNEAIVVGVESRTSSPVRIPRDKDSLQHPQIAGLYPCAEGAGYAGGIVSAAIDGMNCIDAIR comes from the coding sequence ATGCAAAAAGAAATTGAATTGGCCGTAGGCCCCGACTTGATTCACGACGAGGCAGCAATCCAGCGCATGGGCGCCGAGAAACTGGGTGTGTCTGCCAGTCGTATTGGCGGGATACATGTTCGTAAACGATCTATTGACGGCCGCGGCCGTCAGGTCTTATACCGACTTCGCGTCATCTTTTATATTGATGAATCGGCGACTCCATTTACCTACACGTCCAACCTGAAAGACGTAAGAGATGCGAAGCCCGTGATCATCATTGGCGCAGGTCCTGCAGGCTTGTTTGCCGCTTACCGTTGCCTGGAACGCGGGCTAAAACCGATTGTCCTGGAGCGCGGTAAAGCCGTGCAGGATCGCCGTCGCGATCTAGCGCGCATCAATCGCGAAGGCGTGGTCAATCCCGAATCAAATTACTGTTTCGGCGAGGGCGGTGCCGGCACCTACTCTGACGGAAAGTTATACACGCGTTCGGATAAGCGTGGAGATGTACAAAAAGTATTATCCATCTTTGTAGAACATGGTGCGGATGAAGATATTCTGGTCAATGCACGTCCACATATCGGCACCAATAAATTGCCTCATATCATTCAGCTGATGCGTGAGCGCATCGTAGAACAGGGAGGCGAAGTACATTTCGATGCGAAAGTGATTGACATTCTCACCATATCGGGCCAAGCTACTGGTGTGAAGCTCGCCGATGGATCTTCTATCTCAGCGAGCCATATTATTTTGGCTACCGGACATTCGGCCAGGGACATCTTTTACCTTTTTCGCGAAAAAGGCTGGTTGTTAGAAGCGAAACCTTTTGCGCTAGGCGTACGCATCGAACACCCGCAGTACATCGTAGACAATGCGCAATATCATTGTACCGAACGTCACGAAAACTTACCTCCGGCCTATTACAGCTTAGTGGAGCAGGTAGATGGGCGCGGTGTATTCTCTTTCTGTATGTGCCCTGGCGGAATTATTGCTCCCTGCGCCACCGATCAACATGAAATCGTCGTCAACGGTTGGTCGCCGTCCAAACGAAATAACCCTCATGCTAATTCTGGCACCGTTACACAGATCAATCTGGAAGATATACCCACAGCGATAAGCAATCCTTTTGCCCTGCTCGAATTTCAACAGGCAGTGGAGCAAAAGGCTTTCCAAGCTGGAGGAGGCGCACTGGTTGCTCCCGCACAGCGGATGGTCGACTTCGTAGAAGGTCGCCTTTCCAACGATCTGCCAAACCATTCTTACAAACCGGGTACGAAGTCGGTCGAGCTCAAGGAAGTGCTTCCAGATTTTGTACACCGCGCGCTTCAAGGGGCTTTACCTCGCTTTGGCCAGAAGATGAAAGGGTATTACACGAACGAAGCGATAGTGGTTGGGGTAGAGTCCCGTACTTCTTCGCCGGTGCGTATTCCGCGCGACAAAGACAGTCTGCAACATCCACAAATCGCTGGCTTATACCCTTGTGCTGAAGGAGCAGGCTATGCTGGCGGTATCGTTTCGGCGGCCATCGATGGCATGAATTGTATCGATGCGATCAGATAA
- a CDS encoding DUF3078 domain-containing protein, which produces MKHVICLVAVATCIGFGKADAQDLKDLRALPDTSIVGSRANRPLSIRNVKVPIPELGLSVDYWKHWTRIGFNLNQASFSDNWRDGGINSMAWSTTAWHKSEYNRNDFNFTTEADLRYGVLANENQRARKNVDRILWDNKLAYKFASRWSIFTSIAFESIFAPGYQNAAEDNRGPIITRFMSPGYLTETLGLEYKPDNTFSLRFGTGSARQTFVLDSSIPTNGQVDGVDTRFGVLPGRTIRNELGVQLLANLDRDLTKNLHIKSRYMLLADYTELTNPDHRLDVTLTAKITRFISVTANGTMVYDRTWLFGQETSPRVQYSQGLAMGVLFNFPRQ; this is translated from the coding sequence ATGAAACATGTAATTTGCTTAGTTGCCGTAGCAACCTGTATAGGTTTTGGTAAAGCCGACGCACAAGATTTGAAAGATCTTCGTGCGCTTCCAGATACCAGCATTGTTGGAAGCCGTGCAAACAGGCCGCTAAGCATTCGCAATGTAAAAGTCCCGATTCCTGAATTGGGGTTGTCTGTAGATTATTGGAAGCATTGGACAAGAATAGGTTTCAATCTCAATCAAGCATCATTTAGTGACAATTGGCGCGACGGTGGAATTAATTCCATGGCATGGTCAACTACCGCTTGGCATAAATCGGAGTATAATCGCAACGATTTTAACTTTACCACGGAAGCAGATTTACGCTATGGTGTACTGGCAAATGAAAATCAGCGCGCTCGAAAGAATGTGGACCGTATTCTTTGGGACAATAAATTAGCCTACAAATTTGCCAGCCGATGGTCTATATTTACCTCCATTGCTTTTGAATCTATCTTTGCTCCAGGATATCAAAACGCCGCGGAGGACAATAGAGGGCCAATTATTACCCGCTTTATGTCTCCAGGTTATTTAACAGAAACCCTTGGTTTGGAGTACAAACCGGATAATACGTTCTCTTTACGGTTCGGTACAGGTTCGGCACGACAGACCTTTGTGCTTGATTCAAGCATTCCAACTAATGGACAGGTTGATGGCGTTGACACCAGATTTGGGGTACTACCAGGCAGAACCATAAGAAATGAATTAGGGGTACAATTACTAGCAAATTTAGATAGAGATTTAACCAAGAATCTACACATAAAATCTAGATATATGTTGCTTGCAGATTACACCGAACTAACTAATCCCGATCACAGGCTTGATGTAACATTAACAGCCAAGATAACTCGTTTCATCAGTGTTACAGCCAACGGCACAATGGTGTACGATAGAACTTGGTTATTCGGTCAAGAAACTAGCCCACGTGTCCAGTACAGCCAGGGTTTGGCAATGGGCGTATTATTCAATTTCCCTAGGCAGTAA